The Melospiza georgiana isolate bMelGeo1 chromosome 9, bMelGeo1.pri, whole genome shotgun sequence genome has a segment encoding these proteins:
- the C9H1orf146 gene encoding protein SPO16 homolog, whose product MAESCGQEQTRWITTVIMSTALQDHEISTVLQRQQHRVRYSESVETGSVIFPLSGIAFILSDTQDLLRTGEEEFSKRIQKFINIHRNSFLLLLAALHGPEEWSVMFRIQRRFLGSNLRVIPVHNPAETVKLMLTMAKVTSKPQADDTRCKIEMTKAQIIEKSPVWKMLQEYQSHRN is encoded by the exons ATGGCAGAAagctgtgggcaggagcagaCAAGGTGGATAACGACGGTCATtatgagcacagctctgcag gATCATGAAATTTCTACAGTTCTGCAGAGGCAACAACACCGAGTTCGATATTCAGAATCAGTGGAAACTGGATCTgtgatttttcctctttctg GCATTGCATTTATTCTGTCAGACACTCAAGACTTGCTCAGGACAGGGGAAGAAGAGTTTTCCAAAAGAATTCAGAAGTTCATAAACATCCATCGGAAcagctttttgcttttgttaGCTGCTCTTCATGGACCAGAAGAATGGAGTGTTATGTTCAGGATTCAGAGAAG ATTCCTGGGCAGCAATTTACGTGTAATACCAGTTCATAATCCTGCTGAAACTGTTAAATTAATGCTAACTATGGCTAAG GTAACTTCCAAGCCACAAGCAGATGATACTCGTTGCAAAATAGAAATGACAAAAGCCCAAATAATAGAAAAAAGTCCAGTTTGGAAGATGCTTCAGGAGTACCAATCGCACCGTAATTAA
- the BTBD8 gene encoding BTB/POZ domain-containing protein 8 isoform X2 has product MHGYCSFIGSGKPICCLHENHKNAALRLMESDRLINSLPRVKWTERAVALAARLHEECVTFIVANFLHIVQSEGFSVLLQAQAMSSKPDLLELIFNAIEKSINNENSCFLLVAVDILLESANVEEMGFTCKIQALRDKLWVFLVQSFYAVRHTEGWKLMRPDHQQKIQAAAFDKGDDRRLGKKPVFTSSQLNKSTSVGIRNTSRAQHGKKGWGDSSTNQDKMKSDGLGASGHASTNRNTVNKTSKHEDVKGKDGKKLVSKITKDSKPGEKAALPKARAVIKTKIENNGNVKAESMLTKQDIEKTSSASGQKNSGSSKGLRNHEGKVAGARPKVLTVTSSMQNKTKPLKKTTGKESPSLVTVAAASSKSANSNTDIQNAGEQTEEPKEDKSTEEGKKQTVVKTKVSVKVSNGVTTKKKKTELEANATTSSLTKKPTGKGCNDQNVQAVPKKKGNVSMSSAAQQKTQNTPTNSPKNQGPQGESPNSLKSGMSPKHNEEKNVLQNLVQTTLPEKHPSAKKKSTKQSQTPVTKATSKITPKTLAPSKNAENTNSKDPKQKSAVLKSQSSAQKHSRSDSPVVQKNMHTSEHRGSGQKLEKNTADAVAGQLHDNDECYSANESLKSATESSSDNKLLESCQSNKQKLLDSSETVQYKIQSESSPQIAEETVYKLNVSIQNDMETRQICGNQTGIRKTEDPEKDDNTAEFHCHAQSSTDGYSDFSRETNQKAIVLGELVKDSKAAKVCNEQSDKINSETGHNYGESALSSFSQVTNKEDEISSSQIHVEGFLTVDELCDTSALTEYKSVTADLDDASECSTEQITEKYSPNYTELIEPMEMPENHENAEIPFVDHWSTGAVDPKESPESDTGSATTSSDDIKPRSEDYDAGGSQDDEGSNERGISKCSTMLCHDFLGRSSSDTSTPEELKIYDSSLRIEVKMKKEGSDLFRVNSTSDDEIPRKIWSHQDSSRTITRESKSSTFGNAQFTQEADQVSSSADETEDDRSEAENVAESFPPSNVPTQQFQGIDNLAFEDATENDTASQEFSKTKNFKRSVLLSVDECEELGADDKAETHTSRQHSIESLTPSEVFDSVSQEHHFIHSRYSLETEEGFLDGKQQKDRDNRSDKSGSSVLHLQGAEIPGKENQGASMTEQNCSEKVHSAGSPHPGENQQVNIKNDMATEFHQCNKYLDNDAKSQERPCHLDLQQRETNSDVQKSSSAKPVEASKNQVLTQESQVRDSQPATTECDNTDLLPGDIDDYDTMAQTCMYEHRPSKTLSPIYEMDVGEAIEQRMDSETADLEMDLEDQPFAEQDWTLLRQLLSEHNSHIDFKNSVPEDLNLAQCLINQTLFLARDGSNPQGTSQADTFSRWTELMSPLDDSSTSITVASFSSEDCSSPQGEWTILELETHH; this is encoded by the exons ATGCATGGCTATTGCTCATTCATTGGGAGTGGAAAACCTATATGCTGCTTGCATGaa AACCACAAGAATGCTGCTCTCCGTCTGATGGAGAGTGACCGGCTGATCAATAGCCTGCCCCGAGTGAAATGGACAGAGAGAGCTGTGGCCTTGGCAGCACGGCTACACGAGGAATGTGTAACCTTTATTGTTGCAAACTTCCTGCACATAGTACAAAGTGAAGGCTTCTCTGTTTTGTTGCAG GCACAGGCAATGAGCAGCAAACCTGACCTCCTCGAACTAATTTtcaatgcaattgaaaaaagcattaataatgaaaatagcTGCTTTCTTCTTGTAGCAGTGGATATTTTGCTGGAGTCCGCAAATGTGGAGGAGATG GGTTTTACGTGCAAGATCCAGGCGCTGCGTGATAAGCTCTGGGTCTTCCTGGTTCAGTCTTTTTATGCTGTTCGTCACACAGAAGGCTGGAAGCTGATGAGGCCAGACCATCAACAGAAAATACAAGCAG CTGCATTTGACAAGGGTGATGACCGAAGACTTGGCAAAAAACCTGTATTCACCAGTTCTCAG ctAAATAAAAGTACATCTGTTGGCATAAGGAATACTTCCCGGGCACAACACGGCAAGAAAGGTTGGGGAGATTCTTCCACTAATCAGGATAAAATGAAATCTGATGGATTAGGAGCATCTGGACATGCATCCACCAATAGAAACACTGTTAATAAGACTTCAAAGCATGAGGATGTAAAGGGGAAAGACGGCAAAAAATTAGTTTCCAAGATTACTAAGGATTCCAAACCTGGGGAAAAAGCTGCTTTGCCAAAGGCTAGAGCTGTTATAAagacaaaaatagaaaataatggaaatgtGAAGGCTGAAAGCATGCTTACCAAGCAAGATATAGAAAAGACATCATCTGCAAGTGGACAAAAAAATTCAGGAAGCAGCAAAGGACTAAGGAACCATGAAGGAAAAGTTGCAGGTGCCAGACCTAAAGTGCTGACAGTAACCTCAAGCAtgcagaacaaaacaaagccattgaaaaaaaccacaggGAAGGAATCTCCCTCCTTGGTGactgtggcagcagcttccagcaAGTCAGCAAATTCAAACACGGATATCCAGAATGCAGGTGAACAGACAGAGGAACCCAAAGAGGATAAATCaacagaggaagggaaaaaacagacTG TAGTGAAAACAAAGGTATCTGTGAAGGTATCAAATGGAgtcaccaccaaaaaaaaaaagacggAGCTTGAGGCTAATGCCACAACAAGCAG TctgacaaaaaaaccaacaggaaAAGGGTGTAATGATCAAAATGTACAAGCTGTACCgaagaaaaaagggaatgtGAGTATGagttctgcagcacagcagaagaCTCAAAACACACCTACCAATTCTCCCAAGAACCAAG GACCTCAGGGGGAGTCACCAAATTCACTGAAATCAGGAATGTCTCCAAAACATAAcgaagaaaaaaatgtgttacAAAACCTGGTTCAGACAACACTCCCAGAAAAGCATCCTTCAGCTAAGAAGAAGAGTACTAAACAATCACAAACACCTGTAACAAAAGCCACTTCAAAAATAACACCTAAGACTCTGGCTCCATCAAAGAATGCTGAGAATACGAATAGTAAAGACCCGAAACAGAAATCAGCTGTATTAAAATCTCAGTCCTCTGCCCAAAAGCACTCAAGGAGTGATTCTCCTGTTGTCCAGAAGAATATGCACACTTCTGAGCACAGAGGTTCAGGACAGAAACTTGAGAAAAACACGGCTGATGCTGTGGCAGGTCAACTTCATGACAATGATGAATGTTATTCTGCAAATGAATCTTTAAAATCTGCCACAGAAAGTAGCAGTGACAATAAATTGCTGGAGTCCTGTCAATCcaataaacaaaaattactAGATTCTTCTGAAACTGTGCAATACAAAATACAATCCGAATCTTCTCCTCAAATTGCAGAAGAAACTGTTTATAAACTGAATGTTTCAATACAAAATGACATGGAAACTAGACAAATCTGTGGCAATCAGACTGGAATTAGAAAGACTGAAGATCCAGAGAAAGATGACAATACAGCTGAATTTCACTGTCATGCACAGTCTTCCACTGATGGATATTCAGACTTTTCCAGGGAAACCAATCAAAAGGCTATTGTTTTAGGAGAACTGGTGAAAGattcaaaagcagcaaaagtcTGTAATGAACAGAGTGATAAAATAAACTCTGAAACAGGTCATAACTATGGTGAAAGTGCTTTGTCAAGCTTTTCCCAAGTAACCAATAAAGAGGATGAGATATCATCTTCTCAGATCCATGTGGAAGGATTTCTTACAGTTGATGAACTGTGTGATACATCAGCCTTGACTGAATATAAATCAGTTACAGCAGATTTAGACGATGCTTCAGAATGTTCCACAGaacaaataacagaaaaatattcacCTAATTACACAGAGCTTATAGAGCCTATGGAAATGCCAGAAAAccatgaaaatgcagaaattcccTTTGTGGACCATTGGAGTACTGGTGCTGTAGATCCAAAAGAGAGCCCTGAATCAGACACTGGCAGTGCAACCACATCCTCTGATGATATAAAACCTAGATCAGAAGATTATGATGCTGGAGGCTCTCAGGACGATGAGGGATCCAATGAAAGAGGGATTTCTAAGTGCAGCACTATGCTATGTCATGATTTTCTtggaagaagcagcagtgaCACAAGTACACCTGAGGAATTAAAAATTTATGATAGCAGCCTAAGAATagaagtgaaaatgaaaaaagaggGTTCTGATCTCTTTCGTGTTAATTCAACAAGTGATGATGAAATACCAAGAAAAATTTGGTCCCATCAAGACAGTTCACGGACCATAACCAGAGAAAGCAAAAGTTCTACTTTTGGAAATGCTCAGTTTACTCAGGAAGCAGACCAAGTTTCTTCTTCTGCCGATGAAACGGAAGATGACAGATCTGAAGCAGAGAACGTTGCGGAAAGCTTTCCTCCATCAAATGTTCCTACTCAACAGTTCCAAGGAATTGATAATTTAGCTTTTGAGGATGCAACAGAAAATGATACTGCAAGTCAGGAGTTTTCTAAAACTAAAAATTTCAAACGATCTGTTTTACTTTCAGTAGATGAATGTGAAGAATTGGGAGCCGACGATAAAGCGGAAACTCACACTTCACGTCAGCACTCAATAGAGTCTCTTACCCCTTCAGAAGTATTTGACAGTGTTTCTCAAGAGCACCATTTTATTCATTCAAGATACTCATTGGAAACTGAAGAGGGATTCCTGGATGGCAAACAGCAAAAGGACAGAGACAATAGATCAGATAAAAGTGGAAGTTCTGTCCTGCATCTTCAGGGTGCTGAAATCCCAGGGAAGGAGAATCAAGGTGCTTCAATGACTGAACAAAACTGCTCAGAGAAAGTACATTCAGCAGGTAGTCCACATCCAGGAGAAAACCAGCAAGTAAATATCAAGAATGACATGGCTACTGAATTTCACCAGTGCAATAAGTACTTAGACAATGATGCAAAGTCTCAAGAAAGACCATGTCATCTAGATCTTCAGCAGAGAGAAACTAATTCTGATGTGcaaaagagcagctctgcaaaacCTGTAGAAGCCAGTAAGAATCAGGTGCTGACTCAGGAAAGTCAAGTGAGAGACAGTCAACCAGCAACTACTGAATGCGATAATACTGATTTACTTCCAG GAGACATAGATGATTATGACACAATGGCACAAACCTGCATGTATGAACATCGGCCTTCAAAAACCCTTTCTCCAATATATGAGATGGATGTTGGAGAAGCAATTGAGCAGAGGATGGATTCAGAAACAGCAGATCTAGAGATGGATCTTGAAGATCAACCGTTTGCAGAACAGGACTGGACTCTACTCAGGCAATTGCTATCTGAGCATAACTCACATATAGATTTCAAAAACTCTGTTCCTGAAGACCTTAACTTAGCACAATGTCTTATCAATCAGACACTGTTTCTGGCACGAGATGGTTCCAATCCTCAGGGTACCTCCCAGGCTGACACATTCAGCAGGTGGACTGAGCTCATGTCTCCACTTGACGACTCCTCAACAAGCATTACAGTGGCGAGCTTTTCATCTGAAGACTGCTCGTCCCCTCAAGGGGAATGGACAATTCTTGAACTGGAAACCCATCATTAA